In a genomic window of Muntiacus reevesi chromosome 1, mMunRee1.1, whole genome shotgun sequence:
- the MTMR11 gene encoding LOW QUALITY PROTEIN: myotubularin-related protein 11 (The sequence of the model RefSeq protein was modified relative to this genomic sequence to represent the inferred CDS: deleted 1 base in 1 codon) codes for MWWGGRGQSFNIAPQKEEPEMGLSGPKSVQGTGMPEPRSRQLGSCLASGGLPGERILAWAPGVRKGLEPEMPGTLICSNLRVTFQPCGWQRSQETPLSSEYDFSLANIGRLEVVNGPSRVQLLRPGSLLKFIPEEILIHGQDFRLLRVGFEAGGLEPQAFQVTMAIVQARAQNSLAQQYAGITLSKAGQSSDSRKPPIPLLETIEDWETERKKQAARGWRVSTVNERFDVATSLPRYFWVPNRTLDSEVRRAFGHFHQGRGPRLSWHHPGGSDLLRCGGFYTASDPNKEDIRAVESMLQAGHSDVVLVDTMDELPSLADVQLAHLRLRALCLPDSSVAEDKWLSALEGTRWLDYTRSCLRKASDISVLVTSRVRSVVLQERGDRDFNGLLSSLVQLLSAPEARTLLGFQSLVQREWVAAGHPFLTRLGGSGASEEAPVFLLFLDCVWQLLQQFPAEFEFSEFFLLALHDSVRVPDTLTFLRDTPWERGKQSGQFNNYTQVYTAGYSQPLAGSPINPQLSVWDWNLRYSNKQILQFHNPGYDPEHCPDSWLPRQQPSFMVPGPPSSVWLFSRGALTPLNQLCPWRDSPSLLAVSSRWLPRPAISSESLADQEWGLPSHWGACPLPPGLLLPGCLGPQIRLWRRCYLRGRPEVQMGLSAPTISGLQEELSHLQELLRKWTPRISPEDHSKKRNPNTILPNPVEISGFLTGRTEGGLG; via the exons ATGTGGTGGGGGGGCCGGGGCCAGAGTTTCAACATCGCCCCCCAGAAGGAGGAGCCAGAGATGGGG CTCTCTGGACCGAAGTCTGTGCAGGGGACTGGGATGCCAGAGCCCAGGAGTCGTCAGCTGGGCAGCTGCCTGGCCTCTGGAGGCCTCCCAG GGGAGCGGATTCTAGCATGGGCCCCAGGGGTGAGGAAGGGGCTGGAACCTGAAATGCCTGGAACCCTGATCTGCAGCAACTTGAGGGTCACCTTCCAGCCCTGTGGATGGCAGCGGAGTCAG GAGACTCCCCTGAGCAGTGAGTATGATTTTTCCCTGGCCAACATTGGGCGATTAGAAGTTG TGAATGGCCCTTCCCGAGTCCAGCTCCTCCGACCAGGGTCCCTGCTTAAATTTATCCCTGAGGAGATTCTGATTCATGGCCAAGACTTCCGGCTACTCAGAGTCGGTTTTGAGGCTGGAGGACTAGAGCCTCAGGCCTTTCAG GTGACCATGGCCATTGTCCAAGCCAGAGCTCAGAACAGTCTAGCCCAACAGTATGCAGGAATAACCCTGAGCAAGGCTG GCCAGAGTTCTGACTCCAGAAAACCACCTATTCCCCTCTTGGAGACAATAGAAGACTGGGAGACTGAGCGGAAAaagcaggcagccaggggctggaGAGTCAGCACTGTCAATGAGAGGTTCGACGTAGCCACCAG CCTCCCCCGTTACTTCTGGGTCCCTAACCGAACTCTGGACAGTGAGGTCAGGAGAGCATTTGGCCACTTCCATCAGGGCCGTGGACCG CGCCTGTCCTGGCATCACCCTGGGGGCAGTGATCTTCTTCGTTGTGGGGGCTTCTATACAGCCAGTGACCCCAACAAGGAGGATATCAG AGCAGTGGAGTCCATGCTTCAGGCTGGGCATTCAGACGTTGTCCTGGTAGACACCATGGATGAGCTGCCTAGTCTTGCCGATGTCCAACTTGCCCACCTGAGGCTGAGGGCCCTCTGCCTGCCTG ATTCATCTGTGGCTGAGGATAAATGGCTCTCAGCTCTGGAAGGAACACGATGGTTGGACTACACCAG GTCTTGTCTTCGAAAGGCCAGTGACATCTCAGTCTTAGTGACATCCAGGGTTCGCTCTGTAGTACTTCAAG AGCGCGGTGATCGTGATTTCAATGGCCTCCTCTCTTCACTCGTCCAGCTGCTTTCAGCCCCTGAAGCCCGAACACTGCTTGGCTTCCAGTCACTAGTACAACGAGAGTGGGTGGCAGCTGGACATCCTTTCCTGACCCGACTTGGGGGATCTGGGGCCAGTGAAGAG GCCCCAGTGTTTCTCCTCTTCCTTGATTGCGTCTGGCAGCTCCTCCAGCAGTTTCCAGCTGAGTTTGAATTTTCTGAGTTCTTCCTTCTTGCTCTTCATGACAGTGTCAGAGTTCCTGACACCCTTACATTCTTGAGAGACACTCCCTGGGAGCGTGGAAAGCAGAGTGGACAG TTCAACAACTATACACAAGTCTATACTGCTGGGTACTCCCAGCCCCTGGCTGGGAGCCCTATTAACCCACAGCTATCTGTCTGGGACTGGAATTTACGCTACAGCAATAAACAAATACTACAATTCCATAATCCTGGCTATGACCCAGAACACTGCCCAGATTCCTGGCTCCCTAGACAGCAG CCAAGCTTCATGGTTCCGGGGCCCCCCAGTTCTGTGTGGCTCTTCTCTAGAGGGGCCCTGACACCCCTGAATCAACTCTGTCCTTGGCGGGACAGTCCCTCCCTGCTGGCAGTCTCTTCTCGTTGGCTCCCTCGACCTGCTATCTCTTCTGAAAGCCTGGCTGATCAGGAGTGGGGGCTCCCCTCACATTGGGGTGCTTGCCCTTTACCCCCGGGACTGCTGCTGCCTGGATGTCTGGGACCCCAGATCAGGCTCTGGAGACGCTGCTACCTGAGGGGAAGGCCTGAGGTCCAG ATGGGCCTCTCAGCTCCCACAATCTCTGGTCTCCAGGAGGAGCTATCCCACCTTCAGGAGTTATTAAGGAAATGGACACCACGGATATCTCCCGAGGATCACTCCaagaaaagaaacccaaataCCATTCTC CCCAATCCTGTTGAAATTTCTGGCTTTCTCACGGGCAGGACAGAAGGTGGTCTGGGGTGA
- the SF3B4 gene encoding splicing factor 3B subunit 4: MAAGPISERNQDATVYVGGLDEKVSEPLLWELFLQAGPVVNTHMPKDRVTGQHQGYGFVEFLSEEDADYAIKIMNMIKLYGKPIRVNKASAHNKNLDVGANIFIGNLDPEIDEKLLYDTFSAFGVILQTPKIMRDPDTGNSKGYAFINFASFDASDAAIEAMNGQYLCNRPITVSYAFKKDSKGERHGSAAERLLAAQNPLSQADRPHQLFADAPPPPSAPNPVVSSLGSGLPPPGMPPPGSFPPPVPPPGALPPGIPPAMPPPPMPPGAGGHGPPSAGTPGAGHPGHGHSHPHPFPPGGMPHPGMSQMQLAHHGPHGLGHPHAGPPGSGGQPPPRPPPGMPHPGPPPMGMPPRGPPFGSPMGHPGPMPPHGMRGPPPLMPPHGYTGPPRPPPYGYQRGPLPPPRPTPRPPVPPRGPLRGPLPQ, encoded by the exons ATGGCGGCCGGGCCGATCTCCGAGCGAAACCAGG ATGCTACTGTGTACGTGGGCGGCCTCGATGAGAAGGTTAGCGAACCACTGCTGTGGGAACTATTTCTCCAGGCAGGGCCAGTAGTGAACACGCACATGCCAAAAGATAGAGTCACTGGTCAGCACCAAG GCTATGGCTTTGTGGAATTCTTGAGTGAGGAAGATGCTGACTATGCCATTAAGATTATGAACATGATCAAACTCTATGGGAAGCCAATCCGGGTGAACAAGGCATCAGCTCACAACAAAAACCTGGATGTGGGGGCCAACATTTTTATTGGGAACCTGGACCCAGAGATTGATGAGAAGTTGCTTTATGATACTTTTAGCGCCTTTGGGGTCATCTTACAAACCCCCAAGATTATGCGGGACCCTGACACAGGCAACTCCAAAGGTTATGCCTTTATTAATTTTGCTTCATTTGATGCTTCGGATGCAGCGATTGAGGCCATGAATGGGCAGTACCTCTGTAACCGCCCAATCACTGTGTCCTACGCATTCAAGAAGGACTCCAAGGGTGAGCGCCATGGCTCAGCCGCTGAAAGACTTCTGGCAGCACAGAACCCACTCTCACAGGCTGACCGCCCGCATCAGCTGTTTGCAGATGCACCCCCTCCACCATCTGCTCCCAATCCTGTGGTATCATCATTGGGATCTGGGCTTCCTCCACCAG GCATGCCTCCTCCTGGCTCCTTTCCACCTCCAGTACCGCCTCCTGGAGCCCTTCCTCCTGGGATACCCCCAGCCATGCCACCACCACCTATGCCTCCTGGGGCTGGAGGACATGGCCCCCCATCAGCGGGAACCCCAGGGGCTGGACATCCTGGACACGGACACTCACATCCTCACCCATTCCCACCGGGTGGGATGCCCCATCCAG GTATGTCTCAGATGCAGCTGGCCCACCATGGCCCTCATGGCTTAGGGCACCCCCACGCTGGGCCCCCTGGCTCTGGGGGGCAGCCACCACCCCGACCACCACCTGGAATGCCTCATCCTGGACCTCCTCCAATGGGCATGCCCCCCCGAGGGCCTCCGTTTGGCTCTCCCATGG GTCACCCAGGTCCTATGCCTCCGCATGGTATGCGTGGACCTCCTCCACTGATGCCTCCTCATGGATACACTGGCCCTCCACGACCTCCACCCTACGGCTACCAGCGGGGGCCTCTCCCTCCACCCAGACCCACTCCCCGACCTCCAGTTCCCCCTCGAGGCCCACTTCGAGGCCCTCTTCCTCAGTGA
- the SV2A gene encoding synaptic vesicle glycoprotein 2A isoform X1 codes for MEEGFRDRAAFIRGAKDIAKEVKKHAAKKVVKGLDRVQDEYSRRSYSRFEEEDDDDDFPAPADGYYRGEGAQDEEDGGASSDATEGHDEDDEIYEGEYQGIPRAESGGKGERMADGAPLAGVRGGLGDGEGPPGGRGEAQRRKEREELAQQYETILRECGHGRFQWTLYFVLGLALMADGVEVFVVGFVLPSAEKDMCLSDSNKGMLGLIVYLGMMVGAFLWGGLADRLGRRQCLLISLSVNSVFAFFSSFVQGYGTFLFCRLLSGVGIGGSIPIVFSYFSEFLAQEKRGEHLSWLCMFWMIGGVYAAAMAWAIIPHYGWSFQMGSAYQFHSWRVFVLVCAFPSVFAIGALTTQPESPRFFLENGKHDEAWMVLKQVHDTNMRAKGHPERVFSVTHIKTIHQEDELIEIQSDTGTWYQRWGVRALSLGGQVWGNFLSCFGPEYRRITLMMMGVWFTMSFSYYGLTVWFPDMIRHLQAVDYAARTKVFPGERVEHVTFNFTLENQIHRGGQYFNDKFIGLRLKSVSFEDSLFEECYFEDVTSSNTFFRNCTFINTVFYNTDLFEYKFVNSRLVNSTFLHNKEGCPLDVTGTGEGAYMVYFVSFLGTLAVLPGNIVSALLMDKIGRLRMLAGSSVMSCVSCFFLSFGNSESAMIALLCLFGGVSIASWNALDVLTVELYPSDKRTTAFGFLNALCKLAAVLGISIFTSFVGITKAAPILFASAALALGSSLALKLPETRGQVLQ; via the exons ATGGAAGAGGGCTTCAGAGACCGGGCAGCTTTCATCCGTGGGGCCAAAGATATTGCCAAGGAAGTCAAGAAGCATGCAGCCAAGAAGGTGGTGAAGGGCCTGGACAGAGTCCAGGACGAATACTCCCGGAGGTCCTACTCCCGCTTCGAGGAGGAGGACGATGACGATGACTTCCCAGCCCCTGCTGATGGCTATTACCGCGGGGAAGGGGCCCAGGATGAGGAGGACGGCGGCGCGTCTAGCGATGCCACGGAGGGCCACGACGAGGATGATGAGATCTACGAGGGGGAATACCAGGGCATCCCCCGGGCAGAGTCTGGGGGCAAAGGCGAGCGGATGGCAGACGGGGCGCCCCTGGCTGGAGTGAGGGGGGGCCTGGGTGATGGGGAGGGTCCCCCGGGGGGGCGGGGAGAAGCACAGCGGCGGAAAGAACGGGAAGAGCTAGCCCAGCAGTATGAAACCATCCTGCGGGAGTGCGGCCACGGCCGCTTCCAGTGGACACTCTACTTCGTGCTCGGTCTGGCGCTGATGGCCGACGGCGTCGAGGTCTTTGTGGTGGGGTTCGTGCTGCCCAGTGCCGAGAAAGACATGTGCCTGTCTGACTCCAACAAAGGCATGCTGG GCCTCATTGTCTACCTGGGCATGATGGTGGGAGCCTTCCTCTGGGGAGGTCTGGCTGATCGGCTGGGTCGGAGACAGTGTCTGCTCATCTCACTCTCAGTCAACAGTGTCTTCGCCTTTTTCTCATCTTTCGTCCAGGGTTATGGCACTTTCCTTTTCTGCCGTCTCCTTTCTGGGGTCGG GATCGGAGGGTCCATCCCCATCGTCTTCTCCTATTTCTCGGAGTTTCTGGCACAGGAGAAACGTGGGGAGCATTTGAGCTGGCTCTGCATGTTTTGGATGATTGGTGGAGTGTACGCAGCTGCTATGGCCTGGGCCATCATCCCTCACTATG GATGGAGCTTTCAGATGGGGTCTGCTTACCAGTTCCACAGCTGGAGGGTCTTTGTCCTCGTCTGCGCTTTCCCTTCTGTGTTTGCCATTGGGGCTCTGACCACACAGCCTGAAAGCCCCCGTTTCTTCCTGGAG AATGGGAAGCATGATGAGGCCTGGATGGTACTGAAGCAGGTCCATGACACCAACATGCGCGCCAAGGGGCATCCTGAACGAGTCTTCTCG GTAACCCACATTAAGACAATTCATCAGGAGGATGAGTTGATTGAGATCCAGTCAGACACAGGGACCTGGTACCAGCGCTGGGGGGTCCGGGCCTTGAGCCTGGGAGGGCAG GTCTGGGGGAATTTCCTCTCTTGTTTTGGCCCAGAATACCGCCGCATCACTCTGATGATGATGGGTGTGTGGTTCACCATGTCATTCAG CTACTATGGCCTGACTGTCTGGTTTCCCGACATGATCCGCCATCTCCAAGCGGTGGACTATGCAGCCCGCACCAAAGTGTTTCCTGGGGAACGCGTGGAACATGTGACTTTTAACTTCACCTTGGAGAATCAGATCCACCGAGGGGGACAGTACTTCAATGACAA GTTCATTGGGCTACGTCTGAAGTCAGTGTCCTTTGAGGACTCCCTGTTTGAGGAGTGTTACTTCGAGGATGTCACATCCAGCAACACATTTTTCCGCAACTGCACGTTCATCAACACCGTGTTCTATAACACTG ACCTGTTTGAGTACAAGTTTGTGAACAGCCGTCTGGTGAATAGCACGTTCCTGCACAATAAGGAGGGCTGCCCCCTGGACGTGACGGGGACAGGTGAAGGCGCCTACATGGTGTACTTTGTCAGCTTCTTGGGGACGCTGGCTGTGCTTCCTGGGAACATTGTGTCCGCTCTGCTCATGGACAAGATTGGCAGGCTCCGAATGCTTG CTGGCTCCAGCGtgatgtcctgtgtctcctgcttcttCCTGTCTTTTGGGAACAGTGAGTCCGCCATGATTGCTCTGCTCTGCCTTTTCGGGGGGGTCAGCATCGCATCCTGGAACGCGCTGGACGTGTTGACTGTTGAACTTTACCCCTCGGACAAGAG GACCACAGCCTTCGGCTTCCTGAATGCCCTGTGTAAGCTGGCAGCTGTGCTGGGGATCAGCATCTTCACGTCCTTTGTGGGAATCACCAAGGCTGCCCCCATCCTCTTTGCCTCAGCTGCCCTTGCCCTCGGGAGTTCTCTGGCCCTGAAGCTGCCCGAGACCCGGGGGCAGGTGCTGCAGTGA
- the SV2A gene encoding synaptic vesicle glycoprotein 2A isoform X2, producing the protein MNGKHDEAWMVLKQVHDTNMRAKGHPERVFSVTHIKTIHQEDELIEIQSDTGTWYQRWGVRALSLGGQVWGNFLSCFGPEYRRITLMMMGVWFTMSFSYYGLTVWFPDMIRHLQAVDYAARTKVFPGERVEHVTFNFTLENQIHRGGQYFNDKFIGLRLKSVSFEDSLFEECYFEDVTSSNTFFRNCTFINTVFYNTDLFEYKFVNSRLVNSTFLHNKEGCPLDVTGTGEGAYMVYFVSFLGTLAVLPGNIVSALLMDKIGRLRMLAGSSVMSCVSCFFLSFGNSESAMIALLCLFGGVSIASWNALDVLTVELYPSDKRTTAFGFLNALCKLAAVLGISIFTSFVGITKAAPILFASAALALGSSLALKLPETRGQVLQ; encoded by the exons ATG AATGGGAAGCATGATGAGGCCTGGATGGTACTGAAGCAGGTCCATGACACCAACATGCGCGCCAAGGGGCATCCTGAACGAGTCTTCTCG GTAACCCACATTAAGACAATTCATCAGGAGGATGAGTTGATTGAGATCCAGTCAGACACAGGGACCTGGTACCAGCGCTGGGGGGTCCGGGCCTTGAGCCTGGGAGGGCAG GTCTGGGGGAATTTCCTCTCTTGTTTTGGCCCAGAATACCGCCGCATCACTCTGATGATGATGGGTGTGTGGTTCACCATGTCATTCAG CTACTATGGCCTGACTGTCTGGTTTCCCGACATGATCCGCCATCTCCAAGCGGTGGACTATGCAGCCCGCACCAAAGTGTTTCCTGGGGAACGCGTGGAACATGTGACTTTTAACTTCACCTTGGAGAATCAGATCCACCGAGGGGGACAGTACTTCAATGACAA GTTCATTGGGCTACGTCTGAAGTCAGTGTCCTTTGAGGACTCCCTGTTTGAGGAGTGTTACTTCGAGGATGTCACATCCAGCAACACATTTTTCCGCAACTGCACGTTCATCAACACCGTGTTCTATAACACTG ACCTGTTTGAGTACAAGTTTGTGAACAGCCGTCTGGTGAATAGCACGTTCCTGCACAATAAGGAGGGCTGCCCCCTGGACGTGACGGGGACAGGTGAAGGCGCCTACATGGTGTACTTTGTCAGCTTCTTGGGGACGCTGGCTGTGCTTCCTGGGAACATTGTGTCCGCTCTGCTCATGGACAAGATTGGCAGGCTCCGAATGCTTG CTGGCTCCAGCGtgatgtcctgtgtctcctgcttcttCCTGTCTTTTGGGAACAGTGAGTCCGCCATGATTGCTCTGCTCTGCCTTTTCGGGGGGGTCAGCATCGCATCCTGGAACGCGCTGGACGTGTTGACTGTTGAACTTTACCCCTCGGACAAGAG GACCACAGCCTTCGGCTTCCTGAATGCCCTGTGTAAGCTGGCAGCTGTGCTGGGGATCAGCATCTTCACGTCCTTTGTGGGAATCACCAAGGCTGCCCCCATCCTCTTTGCCTCAGCTGCCCTTGCCCTCGGGAGTTCTCTGGCCCTGAAGCTGCCCGAGACCCGGGGGCAGGTGCTGCAGTGA
- the BOLA1 gene encoding bolA-like protein 1, translating into MLSGQLVVRLFSMASRVCMSRGSAGSGVIGPVEAAIRTKLEQALNPEVLELRNESGGHAVPPGSETHFRVAVVSSRFEGLSPLQRHRLVHAALSEELAGPVHALAIQARTPAQWRENPQLDTSPACLGGSKKSRT; encoded by the coding sequence ATGCTGAGTGGGCAGCTGGTCGTACGCCTGTTCTCCATGGCCAGCCGTGTCTGTATGTCCCGGGGCAGCGCGGGATCAGGTGTCATCGGTCCCGTCGAGGCTGCCATTCGCACGAAGTTGGAGCAGGCCCTGAACCCCGAAGTGCTGGAGCTGCGTAATGAGAGCGGCGGCCACGCGGTCCCACCGGGCAGTGAGACCCATTTCCGCGTGGCGGTGGTGAGCTCTCGCTTTGAGGGACTGAGCCCCCTACAAAGGCATCGGCTGGTCCATGCGGCGCTGTCAGAAGAGCTGGCTGGGCCAGTCCACGCCCTGGCCATACAGGCGCGGACCCCCGCCCAGTGGAGGGAGAACCCTCAACTGGACACAAGCCCCGCCTGCCTAGGTGGGAGCAAGAAAAGTCGAACCTAA